A window of the Aquarana catesbeiana isolate 2022-GZ linkage group LG05, ASM4218655v1, whole genome shotgun sequence genome harbors these coding sequences:
- the LOC141145356 gene encoding RNA-binding protein 12B-like, which translates to MAVVIRLQGLPGTAGSVDIRHFFSGLNIPDGGVHIIGGKLGEAFIIFATDEDARRAMSRNGGVIKTSHVQLFLSSKAEMQNTLEMSRRGNRKHPAVPPGNDTFGAKKGVNPKKFDKGTSEPGVDNSGTKHNEAYAMKYDRREAKNSKNVDTVYMFLYGLPYSATEEDVRKFFAGLDVVEVLFQCRKNGLKNGNGYVKFGSVKDANAALARDNEYIGERFISLKKATEEQWITAGGHVGGLHPKQPRKPRSRSRSPLNQQLYVHLKNLSYSVDKQNIKNFLGLPDLPDSQIKFLLDRHQNRTREGFLMVRSERQFEKCLALNKSNFNGRQIFINPIPRKEMLDLIESFESRSPPKVENFTGDYASRDHAPIKRCVYLRNFPFDVTKAEVLRFLAGFPVRDEDVYLLFDSNGVGLGEALVKFPTEQQAFLAESLNRQRFLDTEVLLRRISDEQMKEFGVVVDKPLEKVLAHSPLYRDEYSLRDPIERPYALRDDLAYGRGDFRGSPERFQGSNPLDFIGKGEHAGKFDRGGQGDIDYYHSLPYSGQGVEGRPAGAIVRMKNLPYKATREEILDFFYGYNITRESVKIKYNEGGMATGLATAYFDNYDEAMAAVNELNERPIGTRKIGLSLSYP; encoded by the coding sequence ATGGCAGTAGTAATCCGCTTACAGGGGCTTCCTGGTACTGCTGGTTCAGTTGATATTCGGCATTTCTTCAGTGGACTGAATATCCCTGATGGAGGTGTGCACATTATCGGTGGTAAACTTGGTGAAGCCTTCATTATATTTGCAACAGATGAAGATGCCAGACGTGCTATGAGTCGAAATGGTGGTGTTATTAAGACTTCACACGTTCAGCTTTTTCTCAGCAGCAAGGCAGAAATGCAAAATACTCTGGAAATGAGTCGTAGAGGTAACAGAAAGCATCCAGCGGTACCACCTGGTAATGATACATTTGGTGCAAAGAAAGGGGTCAACCCAAAAAAGTTTGACAAAGGCACCTCTGAACCTGGTGTGGACAACAGTGGTACAAAACACAATGAAGCATATGCAATGAAGTATGACAGGAGAGAAGCGAAAAATTCCAAAAATGTTGATACCGTTTATATGTTTTTGTATGGGCTTCCATACAGTGCAACAGAGGAAGATGTCAGGAAGTTCTTTGCTGGCCTAGATGTGGTCGAGGTCCTCTTCCAATGCCGTAAAAATGGGCTTAAAAATGGAAATGGTTATGTGAAATTTGGAAGTGTAAAGGATGCGAATGCAGCCCTTGCTCGTGATAATGAGTATATTGGTGAAAGGTTTATCTCTCTTAAGAAGGCAACTGAAGAGCAGTGGATCACTGCTGGTGGGCATGTAGGTGGACTGCATCCCAAACAACCCAGGAAACCAAGGTCAAGGTCCAGATCTCCACTAAATCAGCAGCTTTATGTACACTTGAAGAACTTGTCATATAGCGTGGATAAGCAAAATATTAAGAATTTTTTGGGTTTGCCCGACCTTCCTGATTCACAGATAAAGTTCTTGCTTGACAGGCACCAGAACAGAACAAGAGAAGGGTTTCTCATGGTAAGAAGTGAGCGGCAGTTTGAAAAGTGCCTAGCTTTGAACAAAAGCAATTTTAATGGTCGGCAAATTTTTATAAATCCCATTCCCCGAAAAGAAATGTTGGATTTGATAGAGTCCTTTGAAAGTCGATCTCCTCCTAAAGTGGAGAATTTCACTGGTGATTATGCAAGTAGAGACCATGCTCCCATTAAAAGATGTGTATACCTGAGGAATTTTCCATTCGATGTAACCAAAGCTGAAGTTCTGAGATTTTTGGCTGGATTTCCTGTGCGCGACGAAGATGTTTACTTGCTTTTTGACAGCAATGGAGTCGGGCTTGGGGAGGCATTGGTGAAGTTTCCCACGGAACAGCAAGCTTTTCTCGCTGAAAGTTTGAATCGCCAACGATTCTTGGATACAGAAGTCCTCCTGAGACGTATTTCTGATGAACAGATGAAAGAGTTTGGCGTTGTTGTTGATAAACCACTGGAAAAGGTGTTGGCCCATTCACCGCTGTACAGAGACGAGTACAGTTTACGTGATCCTATTGAACGGCCTTATGCCTTGCGTGATGATTTGGCTTATGGCCGTGGAGATTTTAGAGGTTCTCCAGAAAGATTTCAAGGCTCTAACCCATTGGATTTTATTGGTAAAGGTGAACATGCTGGAAAGTTTGACAGAGGCGGCCAAGGTGACATCGATTACTATCATTCTTTACCATACAGTGGCCAAGGTGTGGAAGGCAGGCCAGCAGGTGCTATTGTACGTATGAAGAATCTGCCATACAAAGCCACTAGGGaagaaattttagattttttctATGGTTACAATATAACTCGTGAGTCTGTAAAAATCAAATATAACGAAGGTGGGATGGCAACAGGACTTGCCACAGCCTACTTTGACAACTATGATGAGGCCATGGCTGCTGTTAATGAACTTAATGAGAGGCCCATTGGAACACGCAAAATCGGTTTATCTTTGTCATATCCTTGA